The DNA window TAGAGCTGAAAAAGTCAGCAGCAAGATGTAGGAGAGACACTCTGAGCTTAGGAGGAAAGACAGACAGCACACAATCATGAAATTGTGTCTTTTAGTGTGGATGCTATACTTTATTGAACAACTTAATCACAAAATTAATTTGTGATTATGAGGTGGGGGTCTTCAGCTCTGCTTGTCTAACTGTGGAACTCACCGCACACCACTCTAAAGCCTGCTCCTTTTGGCTCCCATCATAAGGAATAGGGCTGTTCAGACTGGCCATGTCACTCTGTGTGGTGCTCTCATTGAGCAATGTGTCCTTCTCTAACTGCTGTTTGTTGACAAGAGACACCATGATTGAAGAGCCTGAAAAACAGTCTTTAAAACGTAACCTCATCTTTGCTTACAAAAGTACTACAAATCACTGCTGACAAATTTCCCAAAGATAACAATGTTTCCTAATGCCTCAAATTAAAgttaaatatatactgtaataacaGCAGCAGCTGATCTGTTGTATGCATCAATCATTAATATAGtttctcaaaataaaataattatctcataattatgagacacaaGGGTGATTATGATGAAGACATCTTAATTTTTTGTTCAATTCATGTCATAGGGTTCCATATTAaatgcaaattatttttatttaccacaCCTAATATCTTATGTGCTatctattatttcattttaggcGTCTCATTGGTATAAATCCCGAGAGGGGAAGCAAGACCGGCCAGGGGAAGGTGTTGTCAAAGAAGAAGGGGAAGCTAGTCCACAAAAAGGCAACTACAGTGAATTCCCATGTGGCCACTCAAAAATTTGATGGACTTTGAGTGGGGATTAATTTAATTAGTATAGCTCTCCTTCTCTTGTTGAGAACCTGTTTGATATGTttggttgttattgttataaaagTTGTGTAATGAAGTTAACTTTACTTCGTTTTTTTTAGCCATCTCTTGTcgttccagaaaaaaaatatgacaacaaagTAATAGTGTTCCGTACGGATTTTATGAATTCTGAAAATGTTCAGCTTTAATAAATGCCCAATGTTGTCAGGGCAGCTCTTGTCTGAGCCATTTCTGTGGTagctattttaatgtattttttcatatattcttgttattaaatgtcattttaaatgtcATTGTAAAGATCACATTCTGCAGTATTTAACATAACTTTATAGTAATAAGTTGTTAACTGAGAATAATGTAGGTACTGTAAAATAACAGTATAATGGCGACCAAAGGGCACAGTACTATAATACTTTTGCAGTAATAAACTGTTGTTGTAGATCACAGCACCACACTGTAGAATAACAGTTTGAAGCTGGCCAGTAGTGAACTGTATTTAACAGGAATTTTTTTGCAGTGTAATTTTACAGTAGTATGCTGTTAATTGAGACTAATGTAGGAAATGTAAAATAAcagtataatactgtatattttctaCAGCACAGTACTGTAACAGTTTTACAGTAATATACTGTTGTTGTTGATTACAGTAGCACGCTGTAAAATAACAGTTTGAACCTGGCGATTCTAGCTGCCAGTAGTGTActgtcatttaacaagaaaattgtTACAGTGTAATTTTACAGTAGTATGTTGTTGAGAATAATGTAGGAACTGTAAAATAAcagtataatactgtatattttagtgtactgtaatttaacaggaaaattTGTCACAGTGCACCCAACTGTCTGATGACCTCCACCACggtcttcacttcctgcttcctcatCTCCAGCAGCTCGAAGCGCAGGCCGGAGATGTCCCGCTTGATCTCCTTCACTTCCCCTGCAGGAAGGCAAAGTCTGCAGTCATCCACGCTCCACGCTCAGCAGGTGTGTATGGGTGTGTTCAAGTCACCTTCATTGCCTTCGTCGTTTTCTTTATCACGCTGTGCTTTTAAGATGTGTCTTTTGATGAGGCGCTTCATTATCCTCTTGAGAAAAGCAACAAGTGAATGAGAGGAAACATTCATGCCTTGCAGACGGCCACAATGTATCCCATGCTGCATTATTTGCAGTCCAAAACAAAAGTGTGAAAGGACATTTAGAGTGTGGCGCCACCTCGTGGTGGAGTTGTCAATATGCTGATGTAtctataaaaaatggatggatgtcatttACACATCTTAGAATACTGCTGTACTGCTGTACATTCATGTGAAAAAGATTAATTTGAGGTCAAGTtatatatattgaataataatataggAGTGCTAATTATcaatatgagggaattatgacggCATAATAATAAACCCCATAACATCACTTTAAGAGGAAGGACGTTGTACCAAATGCGCCATGATGAGGCGGAAAAACTatcaagcacacaaaaaaacctttGAAAAGTAAAAAAGGTTTTCCAGAGACCTCCATAGCATCACAGCAGCTGCTTGGTctgtgtgcccgaatacagtgtgccttgctgggccacagtatgtggctcctccccctctatattctggttctcctggtagtagtcatatGGTCGTAGTGATGTGatgatatttcattaggactcatcaacaggtacacttggtcacatcctcatttcttccatccttcttacctccaggtgtacAAAAACTACACTTACATCTAGtatgtacatttaaaaagtagATATCAGTTCTCACTTATTTGTATCAAATCGGTGTTGAGAAGCTGAGAGTTATTGGTATGAGTTTGACAACAAAGATACCGTGCATCTGTATGACAATGCTAATGCTCGTGACAGTGCTAATCAGATGGACCTTACTTGATGACGTGTTGGACAAACAGGCGTGTCCATCCTGGAATCTTCTTGTTGAGTCAACTAAGATCAGATAAGAAGAAACCTTGTGATGTCGCCTTCAGCATATCAGCAATGAACTAAAATATGTTCCCCACCTTGCTACCTTCCAGTTCATCAGCCAGCGTCTCTTCTGTGATTTTGCCACTGGGTGCGTCCCAGAGAGATTTTTTCAGTCCCCGCAGGAAGCCGAGACCGGGTAGCAGATTGAAAGGAACAGGCAGCGAGCTGCCCTGCTGAAAGTAGGAGAACCACAGCTTGGCTCTGGCAAACTTCCACTCCACGTCAGCGTCACCCTGGGAACAGATAGCACCTTGGCTAACCTGAAAAGAAAACAGCGTGCCGCCCGTTTTATGGACAGGTCCTACATCCCAAACCTACCTCTATCTCCTGGAAGGAGCTGTTGAACATGGCGATGAGCATGTTCAACAAGACGATCACCATGATGATGTTGTAGACCCCGTACAGAATGTAGCCAATGTTCTCAATGAACTTGTGGTCGATGGTGATCACCACAGACTTCACCTCCGACAGGCCGAAGATGGCCCAGAAGAGAGTTTTAAAACTTTCCTCCAGCCTAGCACATGCGGCACACAACAGACATCAGTTCTACCTTGCAGCCATCACTGGGGATGGCCATGATAATCATGATAGCATCAGTATGCAATGACAGTACGTATCCGCTTAGCATTTCCTAAGCATTACCTTCCAGGACCACCAGCAAATGGTGAAAAATCCTGACTAAATGATAAAGGACCCGAAGAAATCTGTTAGATCTTTTCCACTTATTTGACCCTCAGTGTTCAGTGTTAAGGAATAAAATGTCCATGAATGAAATGCAAAGCTCCTGGCCAGTTTTGCTCAGTAATTGAGAAAAGGATGTAGCTTGGCTAACTGTTCCAATGGGGTGCCATCCTcggcacacatgcacatgctactacatcttcaacaaactgaAATGCCCGTGcttgtgatgaaggaagatgtatgCCAGGGGTTCCCGAACtctaccaactcagggcccacttcaaaatccaaaaaatgtctgtggcccacctttgtcctataaacagtacatagacgaaatgctaCATTCTCAGagcacaatataataataatcattattattattatcatattattaattattaataacaatgttattattataaagattcaggattaaaatgaaagcagggggataaatgaagcccaaacttttaatctgtcgtgttcacacaagacagaattaatgctcatacttttcataactgcgtTCAAGACTGGcgtgatgaccagagagctacgttccaatcataaactacTATACGGTTCCtaaggtcaataacactcaataggttactTTGgcctaaatatatatttttgtaatcgggcaatgaatattttacaatataaagaattgaaaaaattatatttgcaaaaatgaatcatatttttatgaccTCTCAGTACCACCACAgtccacactttgggaatcactgactTGCAACTCCAAGTACTTAGATACTTTTTATGACACCCTTGTTTTCTTTACACAATTAGACAAGGTGGGCCGAATAGCGCTCTTATTGTGAAAGCAGTGAAAATGTACTCATCTAGTCATACACACGCAGCTGCACTAGCATGCTctactaaactaagctaaccctgcAAGCTTCACACTCCGGAAGAGAAGAGTTTCCAAATTTTTTCACCAACATTTGCCAGCGTTTTAGGCAGCGCTTTCAACATGTGTAGCTCAGGAGTGGCGGGTTAGAGTTTGGGATGAGATTGTGCCAGGATTGAGTGGCCCGCACAGATTCTCCTCATTTGTGACATCATTTCATTCACGTTATTTCACCTTCTATAAGATTCTGTGTTTAATGTTGAATTCATCTTTTGGTTGGCCAATACTGCAATTCCATTACCACAGTAATTATAGGGCCCTATTGACACGACCATAAAAAGGTGTAAACGCACCCAAAGGCCGTGTCATGCAATGTCGGCCTAAACATGATACATGACTCACGTGGTGAAGGCGTTGTTGTGCTTCGCTCCGAGGTAGTACGAGTACAGGTTGAACATTCCCACCATGAACGCCACAAACACGGTGATGAAAATCACCAGGAATTTGAAGATGTCCTTCACCGTCCTTCCCAAGGAAATCTGTAAGGGACCAAAGCTCTCGTTGGCGGGCAGAACGTAGGCGATGCGAGAGAAGCTCAGCACCACCGCGATGGCATAAAGGCCTTCGGAAATGAGCTGCGGATCTGACGGCAACCAGTTCACTCGAGCTGAAGATGAAAGCTGGACTCAGTCTGAGGCATGGACAGGAATTCAGGAATTGTTTTTGTGACTTACCAAGTTGAAAGTACTGGATGTCTGAGGGCAAGGACGCGCTGGACAGGTTAGCAGACCGCTTGTCCACGTAGCACTGGGCAGCGTACGCGTGCCAGAATGCCATCAGTCGAGCAATGAAGGAGCTGGTGAAAATGGCCAAAATGTTGAAGTCAAGAAGGTTCCAAGGTTCTGAGATGTATTCCCTGATGTCTTGCGACCAGATGTCCTTGCATTCTTTCCACATTTTCCCTAAAGACATTAAAAGACGTCACCCCCATCATCCAGACATTGGACTGCATCTGTAGACTGAgaagaaaaatccaaacctaggACCCATGTCATGATGAGGATCTCCATCCAGGTGAAAGGAGTGGTCTTCATGCGGAACAGTTGCGAGGGGTGATCGTGGGCGGTCATGTTGGGCAGCAGTGCCGGCCCGTTGAAGCGGTCGGACGTATTCAGGACCAGCAGGCACAGGAATGCCACAAAGGAGGCAGCATGGGCCACAAACTTTATAAAAGGTCCGCTCATGAGCTTGCCTAACTGAGAGCACACAGAGAGAAAGTAgcatgaaaaacaaatactagCCTCAGGAACCAGAAACAAGTCCAGTACGATTCAATTTTCTATCCCACAAAGTCCCATCTCCTGCCTCTGAGGTCACTATTGTAGTCCAAGTTCACTACTTGGACATCTTCTGGGTCCAAACAGGACAAGTCAAGTATCAAGTTTCAAGGGTTCCTATTGGAATATGCTGACAAAGCTTTTGGCTAACCTTGCTTGATGGTGCAATCCAGGACCCAAAGGCCAGAAGGGGCAAGCCAATGGTGACTCCGAGAACCAGGAGGATCTTCACTGCCATTGTCTGCTGACGTAGCCCAGACACATTCtggtaccagatggagaggagCTGCTGCTGACAGTTTGGGTGGGCCACAAACTGAGACAGAGTAAAAATTCAACCTTGAACACCCGCTACAAGACTTCTGTCAATCACTCACCTTCTTTACTTCATATTTGATGGCAAGTTTTAACCTGCTGAGGTTTTGTGCACCGTCAGGCGAGTCGCCGTGTAACATGGCCTCCACCTCCTCGGTGTTCTGACACATGTCCAGGAGGCCCACCATGAAGTCTTTGCACTGTGCTGACATTTTCTTGTAATCGTTCTGGTTCAAAGGAATGAAGACGACTCAACAAGATGCATCAACAGGTCCTATCTGGATTTAGAGTTGGCTAGAATTAAACAATAGAAGCTCTTTAGAATTAAACGATTGAAGCGCTGTTGCTTGGCAACCTTATTTGCCTGCGACAGCATACCCTAGATTGACACGAGCTATAGCCACACACCAATGATTGACAGAGGGAAGGGGTACCACCCCTGCATGGTTGGGACTTGAGAACAGCATAACAGAGTAGACACCTCCTGGTTCAAGGCTTCTTCCTTGCCCCATGGAATGGTCTGGTATAGAAACCAGTCCAGCGGTGAGCTTTGTGACATCTTCCAGACAAATACTCTACTAAGGATCGAAAATACAGACGAGTCCCCGACTAATCTCTTCTTGAGATGAAAGAACTTGGATGTTTCACTGGGAACTGAAAACTTTAGTACCTTGATCATAATGACCTTGTACTCTTTGTGAGAATGCCAGATGCCCTTCTGGCATTGGCAGTTCACATGTGTGGATTTGGTGTAGGAACTCGGAGGTTCAAGACTAGTTGCAGACCAAAATCGTTGTGATTTCTGAACCAAGTCCAAAAAAAGGATGGTTGCCAGATCATCTCCTGAGTCCCCAGCTGCCCAAAGAAAGGACACACCACAGCTGTGGAACCCTGTCACTTTTTCTGCTCGTAATGCAGCTCACCCGAAGTCCCTGGAAGAATCAAACCTGTGTGTTTTTGGATACTGGCtgaattttgcaattttcagagaaaaagaACAGTGGGCTCTCAGGACATGACCGGTTCAGCAACTGTATCACTTGGGATTTGATGTACACTGAACCAAAAGGCTACTGGAACAGACTGGTTTGTCTGGTTTTGTGGTTCTGCAGTGGGTCACCTAAGTCCTTGAGGACTGTCATCCTACACAGCCCACTTTTATGCCAATTAATAATCACCTTGAACTCCATATCTGTGTTGGCCAAGACCGCCATCTCGTGGCTCAGCTCCAGTGCCGCCATTGCAGGGTCTTCATTGGACAGCGACAGGTAAGCTGGACTGGCGAGACCTTTGTAGGCGTTGATGCGGGACTGCGAGTGTCTGAAGGAGTCCTGAGCATGCTGCTCACTGCAGGTGGTACACTGGCACAGGTAGTGGTGGGGGTGCTCTATCCGAGCCCCCCTGTCAAGAAGCAAGTGCACTATCTCGTAGTCGTTGCACTGAGAAGCCAGGATGATGGGAGTGATGTCACTGGAGAAAAGGCTGCCATTCTCGTCATAAGCAAAGAGGTCACGGTGTATGTCCACCTGACTGGGCGTAGAAGTCAACCTCTCAACATCTGCAAAGGCGTGGTGGCTCAAGATGGCCTCCACGATGCGTAGGTAACTTTTACGGATAGCTATCAATAACGCATCCCCCAGCCTTGTTAACTCCTTCCTCTCCAGGAGGAGCTTTGTGACCTCCAAGTGCTCATTGGATACGGCCAGCTGCAAGGCATTCTGACCCATGAAGTTGACGCTGTTGACGTTGAGGTCCGGCAGCTCTTCCAGCATCCGCCTGACCTCAGGAACATTGCCGCACACCACAGCCTCAAGGAATTCTTCGTCAGTTACAGATAGTATGGAGCTGGAGTAGGCGTGGAAGATTGGAACTGATTCTGGCGAGGCTGCGGGTCTCAAAGGTTCGGATGTTACCTGCTGCATTGTTATGGCTCCGCCCCTTGCCGCACCATCTGGAAACAGGTGA is part of the Doryrhamphus excisus isolate RoL2022-K1 chromosome 8, RoL_Dexc_1.0, whole genome shotgun sequence genome and encodes:
- the trpc6b gene encoding short transient receptor potential channel 6, with product MQQVTSEPLRPAASPESVPIFHAYSSSILSVTDEEFLEAVVCGNVPEVRRMLEELPDLNVNSVNFMGQNALQLAVSNEHLEVTKLLLERKELTRLGDALLIAIRKSYLRIVEAILSHHAFADVERLTSTPSQVDIHRDLFAYDENGSLFSSDITPIILASQCNDYEIVHLLLDRGARIEHPHHYLCQCTTCSEQHAQDSFRHSQSRINAYKGLASPAYLSLSNEDPAMAALELSHEMAVLANTDMEFKNDYKKMSAQCKDFMVGLLDMCQNTEEVEAMLHGDSPDGAQNLSRLKLAIKYEVKKFVAHPNCQQQLLSIWYQNVSGLRQQTMAVKILLVLGVTIGLPLLAFGSWIAPSSKLGKLMSGPFIKFVAHAASFVAFLCLLVLNTSDRFNGPALLPNMTAHDHPSQLFRMKTTPFTWMEILIMTWVLGKMWKECKDIWSQDIREYISEPWNLLDFNILAIFTSSFIARLMAFWHAYAAQCYVDKRSANLSSASLPSDIQYFQLARVNWLPSDPQLISEGLYAIAVVLSFSRIAYVLPANESFGPLQISLGRTVKDIFKFLVIFITVFVAFMVGMFNLYSYYLGAKHNNAFTTLEESFKTLFWAIFGLSEVKSVVITIDHKFIENIGYILYGVYNIIMVIVLLNMLIAMFNSSFQEIEGDADVEWKFARAKLWFSYFQQGSSLPVPFNLLPGLGFLRGLKKSLWDAPSGKITEETLADELEGSKLTQQEDSRMDTPVCPTRHQRIMKRLIKRHILKAQRDKENDEGNEGEVKEIKRDISGLRFELLEMRKQEVKTVVEVIRQLGAL